From the genome of Gracilibacillus salitolerans, one region includes:
- the dxr gene encoding 1-deoxy-D-xylulose-5-phosphate reductoisomerase, which yields MKNITLLGATGSIGLQTLDVIKEHPDQFRLYGIAFGKNVDKATEIIKTFKPEKIVVQDEKVRRELLIHTDQTIILVGKEGLDEVSADPKTDILVNAVMGSVGLGATLTAIRHKKQIAIANKETLVTAGHLVMEAAKRYGVDLLPVDSEHSAIFQALNGESRKDMNKIILTASGGSFRDKTRDQLRVVTVTDALHHPNWNMGAKITIDSATMMNKGLEVIEAHWLFDIPYDKIDVIQHKESIIHSMVEYADKSVIAQLGTPDMRVPIQYALTYPDRLPLPPSKSLDLVEISTLHFSKMDMERFPCLALAYQAGSKGGSLPTVLNAANEVAVDLFLREKITFLEIEEVIENAMENHNFVKQPDLETINSIDQEVRIKTYEKY from the coding sequence ATGAAAAACATCACATTATTAGGTGCTACAGGTTCTATTGGTCTACAAACGTTAGATGTCATCAAAGAGCATCCTGATCAGTTCCGGTTATATGGCATTGCTTTTGGTAAAAATGTAGACAAGGCCACAGAGATAATAAAGACATTTAAACCGGAAAAAATAGTAGTTCAAGATGAAAAGGTAAGAAGAGAACTACTGATACATACAGATCAGACCATAATATTAGTTGGGAAAGAAGGACTGGATGAGGTCAGTGCAGACCCTAAAACGGATATATTAGTTAATGCTGTGATGGGAAGTGTTGGATTAGGCGCTACTTTAACAGCTATTAGACACAAAAAGCAAATTGCCATAGCCAATAAGGAAACCCTAGTAACTGCAGGTCATTTAGTAATGGAAGCTGCTAAAAGGTATGGGGTAGACCTATTACCAGTGGATAGTGAACACTCTGCTATATTTCAAGCGCTTAACGGAGAATCACGGAAAGATATGAATAAAATCATTCTGACTGCTTCAGGTGGTAGTTTCCGTGATAAAACCAGAGATCAACTGCGAGTCGTAACAGTAACAGATGCGCTCCATCATCCTAATTGGAATATGGGTGCTAAAATAACTATCGATTCTGCAACAATGATGAACAAAGGACTTGAAGTAATTGAGGCACACTGGTTATTTGATATACCTTATGACAAAATAGATGTAATTCAGCATAAAGAAAGTATTATTCATTCAATGGTTGAATATGCTGATAAAAGCGTTATTGCTCAATTAGGAACACCAGATATGCGCGTACCCATACAATATGCTTTGACATATCCTGATAGATTACCCCTACCACCTTCAAAGAGCCTTGATTTAGTAGAGATTAGTACGCTCCATTTTTCAAAAATGGATATGGAAAGATTTCCGTGTTTAGCTCTTGCTTATCAAGCAGGAAGTAAAGGTGGGTCATTACCTACCGTTTTAAATGCTGCGAATGAAGTAGCAGTAGATTTATTTTTGCGAGAAAAGATTACATTTTTAGAAATTGAAGAAGTGATCGAGAACGCGATGGAAAATCATAATTTTGTCAAACAACCTGATTTAGAAACAATTAATTCAATTGATCAGGAAGTTAGAATCAAAACGTATGAAAAATATTGA
- the rseP gene encoding RIP metalloprotease RseP produces the protein MTTVIAFILMFGLLVFVHEFGHYYVAKRTGMLVREFAIGFGPKVFSTVKNETLYTIRLLPMGGYVRVAGEDPEIIDIKPGQHIGLTFNDDGEVNQIIVNNKAKHPDAFVIEVEHIDLDHALTIQGYEINEEEKYSFRVNKKATFIMDEKATQIAPYDRQFASKTVGQRGLQLFAGPLMNFVLTVVIFVILANIQGVPVEDVRIGSVVDNSPAQEAGFQPDDTVIEIEGQSISKWEDFQEIVEASPNEPLEMIVLRDNQQVPLEVTPATVETPEEDIGQVGVTLALEKSFVRTIPYSLEETYRWSTLILTNLGKLVTGQFSIDMLSGPVGIYDATDQVVKTGFMNFLTWTAVLSVNLGIINLLPLPALDGGRLLFVGLEAVRGKPIDPQKEGVVHFVGFALLMLLMIVVTWNDIQRLFL, from the coding sequence GTGACAACCGTTATTGCCTTTATTTTAATGTTTGGCCTTCTTGTATTTGTTCATGAGTTTGGCCATTATTACGTTGCCAAAAGGACCGGGATGCTTGTTAGAGAGTTTGCGATAGGCTTTGGTCCTAAAGTATTCTCTACGGTGAAAAATGAGACGTTATATACAATCAGATTGTTACCAATGGGTGGATACGTACGCGTAGCCGGAGAGGATCCGGAAATCATTGATATAAAGCCTGGTCAGCATATTGGTTTAACTTTTAATGATGATGGAGAAGTAAACCAAATTATTGTAAACAACAAAGCCAAACATCCCGATGCTTTCGTGATTGAAGTAGAACATATTGATTTAGATCATGCATTAACTATTCAAGGCTATGAAATAAACGAAGAAGAGAAGTATTCCTTCCGTGTGAATAAAAAAGCGACATTCATAATGGATGAAAAAGCAACGCAAATAGCCCCATATGATCGTCAGTTTGCGTCAAAAACAGTTGGACAAAGAGGGTTGCAATTGTTCGCAGGTCCATTAATGAACTTTGTGCTCACAGTTGTGATCTTTGTTATACTTGCAAATATTCAAGGGGTACCTGTAGAAGATGTAAGAATTGGATCCGTTGTTGATAATAGTCCTGCTCAAGAAGCCGGTTTTCAACCAGATGATACGGTAATAGAAATTGAAGGACAAAGTATTAGCAAATGGGAAGATTTTCAGGAAATCGTTGAAGCAAGTCCTAATGAACCATTAGAAATGATTGTTTTACGTGATAACCAGCAAGTACCGCTCGAAGTCACTCCAGCAACAGTTGAAACACCAGAAGAAGATATCGGACAAGTTGGAGTAACACTAGCATTAGAAAAATCATTTGTTCGGACTATTCCATATAGTTTAGAAGAAACATACCGCTGGTCAACATTAATCTTAACGAATTTAGGTAAGCTAGTGACTGGGCAATTCTCTATTGATATGTTGTCAGGTCCGGTTGGGATTTATGATGCAACAGATCAAGTCGTGAAAACTGGTTTTATGAACTTTTTAACATGGACAGCAGTATTAAGTGTCAACTTGGGCATTATCAATCTATTGCCATTACCGGCATTAGATGGAGGCAGACTCTTGTTTGTGGGACTGGAAGCAGTAAGAGGCAAGCCGATCGATCCGCAAAAGGAAGGTGTGGTCCATTTCGTTGGATTCGCATTGTTGATGCTTCTCATGATTGTCGTTACATGGAATGATATCCAGCGATTGTTCTTATAA
- a CDS encoding proline--tRNA ligase: protein MRQSQTLIPTLKETPADAEIKSHQLLVRAGYIRQTASGVYSFLPMGNKVLNNVKKIVSEEMEKAGAVEMLMPALQLSELWKETGRWYSMGPELMRLHDRHEREFALGATHEEVVTSLIRDEIKSYKKLPLSVYQIQTKFRDEKRPRFGLLRGREFIMKDAYTFHTDQDSLDEAYQKMYQAYQNIFTRCGLNFRAVIADSGAMGGKDTHEFMVLSEIGEDTIAYSDTSDFAANIEMAEVNVTYEQSDEAAKGLETVETPGYKTMNEVSQFLGLPLEKGIKSLLFKVDERYVLVLSRGDHEINDIKLKNALGAINVELASEKETKQLLNTEVGSIGPVRVPEDIEIVADHAIAAIRNGYCGATENDKHYQNVNPDRDFKVSSYQDLRFIQEGDPSPDGQGKIKFAKGIEVGHIFKLGQFYAEKLGAQYLNEQGKQETMTMGCYGIGVSRTLAAIVEQYHDENGIKWPKEITPYHVHVIAVNPKNQEQLDLAEDIYEQLQQNNISVLFDDRKERPGVKFADSDLIGLPVRITVGKKAADGYVECKLRENGEQEDLHISELIDKINSLLK from the coding sequence ATGAGACAAAGTCAAACATTAATTCCAACACTGAAGGAAACACCTGCAGATGCTGAGATTAAAAGTCATCAGTTGTTAGTGCGGGCAGGATATATTAGACAAACAGCCTCAGGTGTATACAGTTTTTTGCCAATGGGGAATAAAGTGTTAAATAATGTAAAAAAAATAGTGTCTGAAGAAATGGAAAAAGCAGGAGCGGTAGAAATGTTAATGCCTGCTCTTCAACTATCCGAACTGTGGAAAGAGACAGGAAGATGGTATAGTATGGGGCCGGAATTAATGCGTTTGCATGATCGTCATGAGAGAGAATTTGCATTGGGAGCAACTCACGAGGAAGTCGTTACAAGTCTTATTCGTGATGAAATAAAAAGTTATAAAAAACTTCCTCTAAGCGTGTACCAGATTCAAACTAAATTCCGTGATGAAAAGCGACCGAGATTTGGCCTATTACGTGGAAGAGAATTTATTATGAAAGACGCCTATACATTCCACACTGATCAAGATAGTCTTGATGAAGCTTATCAGAAAATGTATCAAGCGTATCAAAACATTTTTACCCGCTGTGGTCTGAATTTCCGAGCGGTTATCGCCGATTCAGGTGCAATGGGTGGTAAAGACACACATGAATTTATGGTGCTATCAGAAATAGGTGAAGACACAATCGCGTACTCTGACACTTCTGATTTTGCAGCTAATATTGAAATGGCAGAAGTCAATGTAACATATGAACAAAGTGACGAAGCTGCGAAGGGATTAGAAACAGTTGAAACTCCAGGCTATAAAACAATGAATGAGGTTTCTCAATTCTTAGGGCTACCTTTAGAAAAAGGAATCAAGTCATTACTGTTCAAAGTAGATGAAAGATATGTGTTAGTCTTATCCCGTGGCGATCATGAAATCAATGATATTAAACTGAAAAATGCATTAGGTGCTATTAATGTAGAATTGGCATCGGAGAAAGAGACAAAACAACTATTAAATACAGAAGTAGGCTCGATTGGGCCTGTTCGTGTACCTGAAGATATCGAAATCGTTGCAGATCATGCAATTGCCGCTATCCGAAATGGTTATTGCGGTGCCACTGAAAATGACAAGCATTATCAGAATGTTAACCCTGATCGTGATTTTAAAGTATCTTCCTATCAAGATCTCCGTTTTATCCAGGAAGGGGATCCTTCTCCAGACGGCCAAGGCAAGATAAAGTTTGCCAAAGGAATTGAAGTTGGACATATTTTCAAATTAGGTCAATTCTATGCCGAAAAACTAGGAGCTCAATATTTAAACGAACAAGGTAAACAGGAAACAATGACAATGGGGTGTTATGGTATCGGTGTATCACGCACACTTGCTGCGATCGTAGAACAATACCATGATGAGAATGGCATTAAATGGCCAAAAGAAATTACACCATATCATGTGCATGTAATCGCAGTGAATCCGAAAAACCAAGAGCAACTGGATTTAGCAGAAGATATTTATGAACAACTGCAACAAAACAATATCTCTGTTTTATTTGATGATCGTAAAGAACGACCAGGTGTTAAGTTTGCTGATAGTGATTTGATTGGATTACCAGTACGAATAACAGTTGGTAAAAAAGCAGCAGATGGATACGTAGAGTGCAAGTTAAGAGAGAACGGAGAGCAAGAAGATCTTCATATATCAGAATTAATTGATAAAATCAATTCTTTACTTAAATAA
- a CDS encoding PolC-type DNA polymerase III produces MSISSQEKFQLLMKQIGIADDMKNKYFQNGAIEKLEVYRSNQSWHFYFHLEHIIPADIYQAFILKLTEAFSSIAKVSWSIRVDQHAIDEQERFHYWQIFLSELMRESPKYRTFENKKPLIDDNNIMLTVSNQIEAQWTKTIQSQFDQFCMKVGLPKQIIQLEVAAQQEEIEKFQQEKAMEDRKKVEEAFKEQEKRAKETKPDSPSGPVQLGYPIKENPISMRDVVEEEKNVIFQGFVFDAEIRELRSGRHLLMLKVTDYTDSFQIKMFSKGDQDVEKFKQLKEGMWIKAKGMVQTDNFSNELTMMAKDIQQAASITREDNGYEEEKRVELHAHTLMSQMDAVVSAAKLIEQAGKWGHKAIAITDHAVAQAYPEAYAAGQKHGVKVVYGVEANIVDDGVPIAYNESDRTLTDDTYVVFDVETTGLSAIYDTIIELAAVKVHNGEIVDRYESFANPHHPLSETTTNLTGITDDMVKDAPEVEEVLKEFHEWMGDGILVAHNADFDMGFLNTGFKRIGYEEASNPVIDTLELARLLFPELKNHRLNTLCKKLDIELTQHHRAIYDAEATGYLLWKFVKLSIERGIVNHNQFNQHMGEGNAYQRSRPFHATLLAVDQEGLKNIYKLVSLAHIDYFYRVPRIPRSKLKQYRKGILVGTACDKGEVFETMMQKSKDQAEKVAQFYDFIEVQPPENFVHLYDRELVQNEAQLFDIIRNIVQLAEELDKPCVATGNVHHLEKNDMIYRQILIASQSGNPLNRQTLPNTHFRTTNEMMEAFSFLGEEKAKEIVITNPNALVDQIEEVKPVKEDLYTPNIDGAEEEIRELSYNFAKSVYGTPIPEIVEKRVEKELKSIIGHGFAVIYLISQKLVKKSLDDGYLVGSRGSVGSSLIATFTEITEVNPLPPHYVCPECKYSEFFDDGSVGSGFDLPDKKCPECHAELKKDGQDIPFETFLGFKGDKVPDIDLNFSGEYQPRAHNYTKVLFGEDNVYRAGTIGTVAEKTAYGYAKGYASDKELTLKQAEVDRLVKGCTGAKRTTGQHPGGIIVVPDDKEIYDFTPIQFPADDRNSEWRTTHFDFHSIHDNLLKLDILGHDDPTMIRMLQDLSGIDPQTIPTDDDEVMKIFSGPDVLGVTPEQIMCKTGTLGVPEFGTRFVRQMLEDTKPKTFAELVIISGLSHGTDVWLGNAQELINNGICGLPDVIGCRDDIMVYLMHKGLDASLAFKIMEFVRKGKGLEPEWIEEMKKHDVPDWYIDSCKKIKYMFPKAHAAAYVLMAIRIAYFKVHYPIYFYAAYFTVRADDFELDTMVKGSEAMRKRIKEILDKGNDAPPKEKSLLTVLELALEMNERGYHFQKVDLYRSSATEFLVDEDSLIPPFNAVDGLGTNAAINIEKAREDGEFLSKEDLRERSRISKTVLEYLDQHGCLEGMAEKNQLSLF; encoded by the coding sequence ATGAGTATCTCTAGTCAAGAAAAATTTCAGTTACTAATGAAACAGATTGGTATTGCTGATGATATGAAAAATAAATACTTTCAAAATGGTGCTATTGAAAAACTGGAAGTGTACCGGTCGAATCAGTCGTGGCACTTTTATTTCCATCTGGAACATATTATCCCTGCTGATATATATCAAGCATTTATTTTGAAATTAACCGAAGCATTCTCGTCTATAGCGAAAGTTTCATGGTCGATTAGAGTTGATCAACATGCTATTGACGAACAGGAACGGTTCCATTATTGGCAAATTTTCCTATCTGAGTTGATGAGGGAGTCACCTAAATATCGTACTTTTGAAAATAAGAAACCTTTAATAGACGATAATAATATTATGTTAACTGTAAGTAATCAAATCGAAGCACAGTGGACTAAAACCATTCAGTCGCAATTTGATCAATTCTGTATGAAAGTTGGTTTACCTAAACAAATTATTCAACTTGAAGTAGCAGCACAGCAAGAGGAAATTGAAAAATTCCAACAGGAAAAAGCTATGGAAGATCGCAAAAAAGTGGAAGAAGCTTTTAAAGAACAAGAGAAAAGGGCAAAAGAAACGAAACCAGACAGTCCTTCAGGTCCAGTTCAGCTTGGGTATCCTATCAAAGAAAATCCTATATCTATGAGGGATGTTGTAGAAGAAGAAAAAAATGTTATCTTCCAAGGGTTTGTATTTGATGCTGAAATCAGAGAATTACGATCTGGTAGACATTTATTAATGCTTAAAGTGACAGACTATACCGACTCTTTTCAGATTAAAATGTTCTCAAAAGGTGATCAAGATGTGGAGAAGTTTAAGCAGTTAAAAGAAGGTATGTGGATTAAAGCTAAAGGTATGGTTCAGACAGATAATTTCTCAAATGAATTAACGATGATGGCAAAGGATATTCAACAAGCGGCTTCGATTACACGAGAAGATAATGGTTATGAAGAAGAAAAACGTGTTGAATTACATGCGCATACGTTAATGAGCCAAATGGACGCCGTAGTATCGGCTGCAAAATTGATCGAACAAGCTGGAAAATGGGGTCATAAAGCGATTGCCATTACAGACCATGCAGTTGCTCAAGCCTATCCAGAAGCATATGCAGCTGGGCAAAAACATGGTGTGAAGGTTGTATACGGTGTAGAAGCTAACATTGTCGATGACGGGGTACCAATTGCTTATAATGAATCTGATCGTACATTAACAGATGATACGTATGTTGTGTTTGATGTGGAGACAACGGGACTATCTGCAATATATGACACTATCATTGAACTTGCTGCCGTTAAAGTGCACAATGGAGAAATTGTAGATCGTTATGAATCTTTTGCTAATCCACATCACCCATTGTCCGAAACAACTACTAATTTAACGGGTATTACAGATGATATGGTGAAAGATGCACCAGAAGTAGAAGAAGTATTAAAGGAATTTCATGAATGGATGGGAGACGGCATTTTAGTAGCACATAATGCAGATTTTGATATGGGATTCTTGAATACTGGATTTAAGCGTATCGGGTATGAAGAAGCAAGTAATCCTGTAATTGACACGTTGGAATTAGCGCGTTTACTGTTCCCGGAATTAAAGAATCATCGTTTGAACACGCTGTGTAAGAAGCTTGATATCGAACTAACCCAGCATCACCGTGCCATTTATGATGCTGAAGCAACAGGTTATTTATTATGGAAGTTTGTTAAACTATCAATTGAGCGAGGTATAGTGAATCATAACCAATTTAATCAGCACATGGGAGAAGGGAATGCATATCAACGTTCCCGCCCTTTCCATGCTACATTGCTAGCAGTAGATCAAGAAGGCTTAAAAAATATTTATAAATTGGTTTCCTTAGCACATATCGATTATTTTTACCGTGTTCCACGAATACCAAGGTCAAAATTAAAACAATATCGAAAAGGCATTTTAGTAGGTACTGCATGTGACAAAGGTGAAGTATTTGAAACGATGATGCAAAAATCGAAAGATCAAGCTGAAAAAGTTGCACAATTCTATGATTTTATTGAGGTTCAACCTCCTGAAAATTTTGTGCATCTTTATGACAGAGAATTAGTTCAGAATGAAGCACAGTTATTCGATATTATTCGCAATATTGTTCAACTTGCGGAAGAACTCGATAAGCCTTGTGTAGCTACGGGAAATGTTCATCATTTAGAAAAGAATGATATGATTTACCGGCAAATATTAATCGCTTCGCAAAGTGGTAATCCATTAAATAGACAAACATTACCGAATACGCATTTTCGCACAACGAATGAGATGATGGAGGCATTCTCGTTTTTGGGAGAAGAAAAAGCAAAAGAAATAGTCATTACCAATCCGAACGCACTCGTCGACCAAATTGAAGAGGTCAAACCAGTAAAAGAAGATCTTTATACACCAAATATCGATGGTGCGGAAGAAGAAATTCGAGAATTAAGTTATAACTTTGCTAAATCCGTCTATGGCACTCCGATTCCAGAAATTGTCGAAAAACGGGTAGAAAAGGAACTGAAAAGTATCATTGGCCATGGTTTTGCGGTTATTTACTTGATTTCACAAAAACTAGTAAAAAAATCCTTAGATGATGGGTATCTAGTAGGTTCAAGGGGTTCTGTCGGTTCTTCATTGATTGCAACTTTTACAGAGATCACAGAAGTAAATCCCTTACCACCTCACTATGTATGTCCAGAGTGTAAGTATAGTGAATTTTTCGATGATGGTTCAGTCGGTAGTGGATTTGATTTACCAGACAAGAAATGCCCTGAATGTCATGCAGAGTTGAAGAAAGATGGGCAAGATATTCCATTTGAAACTTTCTTAGGATTCAAAGGAGATAAGGTACCTGATATTGACTTGAATTTCTCAGGTGAATATCAACCTCGTGCCCATAACTATACGAAGGTACTTTTTGGGGAAGATAATGTATACCGTGCAGGAACAATAGGTACGGTAGCGGAAAAAACAGCCTACGGTTATGCCAAAGGCTATGCGAGTGACAAAGAACTAACGCTGAAGCAAGCAGAAGTAGACCGTTTAGTAAAAGGGTGTACTGGTGCTAAGCGGACAACTGGACAGCACCCTGGAGGTATAATTGTTGTACCAGATGATAAAGAAATATATGATTTTACGCCAATACAATTCCCAGCGGATGACAGAAACTCGGAATGGCGCACAACTCACTTTGATTTCCACTCGATTCACGATAATTTGTTGAAACTTGATATACTGGGGCACGATGATCCTACCATGATCCGTATGCTTCAAGATTTAAGTGGTATTGATCCGCAAACAATACCGACTGATGACGATGAAGTTATGAAGATTTTTTCAGGTCCCGACGTGTTAGGTGTTACTCCAGAACAAATTATGTGCAAGACAGGGACCTTAGGGGTACCTGAGTTCGGTACAAGGTTTGTACGCCAGATGCTTGAAGATACAAAACCTAAAACTTTTGCGGAATTAGTCATTATATCTGGTCTAAGTCACGGAACTGATGTATGGTTAGGTAATGCACAAGAGCTAATCAATAATGGTATTTGTGGTTTGCCAGATGTTATAGGTTGTCGTGATGATATTATGGTGTACTTAATGCACAAAGGATTAGATGCGTCACTTGCCTTTAAGATTATGGAATTTGTTCGTAAGGGGAAAGGGTTAGAACCAGAATGGATCGAAGAAATGAAAAAGCACGATGTTCCTGACTGGTATATAGATTCTTGTAAGAAGATAAAATATATGTTCCCGAAAGCACATGCTGCAGCATATGTATTGATGGCAATTCGAATTGCTTATTTTAAAGTACATTATCCTATTTATTTTTATGCGGCGTACTTCACAGTAAGAGCAGATGATTTTGAATTAGATACAATGGTCAAAGGTTCAGAAGCAATGCGTAAACGAATTAAAGAAATACTTGATAAAGGTAACGATGCGCCACCAAAAGAAAAAAGTTTACTTACTGTCTTAGAATTAGCTTTAGAAATGAATGAACGAGGTTACCATTTTCAAAAAGTAGACTTGTACCGTTCCTCGGCTACGGAATTTTTAGTAGATGAAGACAGTTTAATCCCACCATTTAATGCAGTGGATGGATTAGGTACAAACGCTGCAATTAATATTGAAAAAGCAAGGGAAGACGGAGAATTCTTATCAAAAGAAGATTTACGAGAACGCAGTCGCATTTCTAAAACCGTATTAGAATACCTTGATCAACATGGTTGTTTAGAAGGAATGGCAGAAAAAAATCAATTATCTTTATTTTAA
- the rimP gene encoding ribosome maturation factor RimP, with the protein MANKIAQQTEDLVQPILDELSLELVDIVYEKEGPNWFLRVYIDKDGGVDIEECGQVSEMLSTKLDEADPISEAYFLEVSSPGVERPLKTETDFEKYIGKHVYVKLYEPISGEKEFTGDLVDFKDGSATIRYKDKTKQKEVEIPFAKIAKARLAVTFD; encoded by the coding sequence GTGGCTAACAAGATAGCACAACAAACAGAAGACCTAGTTCAACCCATATTAGATGAGCTTTCATTAGAACTTGTAGATATTGTCTATGAAAAAGAAGGACCAAACTGGTTTTTACGAGTATACATCGATAAAGATGGCGGCGTAGATATTGAAGAATGTGGTCAAGTTTCTGAAATGTTAAGTACTAAGCTAGATGAAGCAGACCCTATTAGTGAAGCTTATTTCTTAGAGGTTTCTTCACCCGGAGTAGAACGTCCATTAAAAACAGAAACTGATTTTGAAAAGTATATTGGAAAGCATGTTTATGTAAAGCTATATGAACCGATTTCCGGCGAAAAAGAATTTACAGGAGATTTAGTTGATTTCAAGGATGGTTCAGCAACTATTCGATATAAAGATAAAACCAAGCAAAAAGAAGTGGAGATTCCATTTGCCAAAATTGCGAAAGCTCGTCTAGCTGTAACTTTTGATTAA
- the nusA gene encoding transcription termination factor NusA — protein MNRELFDAMNYLEKEKGINKDILMEALEAALISAYKKNFKSATNVRVDLNEEAGTMGVFAQKEIVEEVEDHHQHISLEEAHSINPAYEIGDVVEIEVTPRDFGRIAAQAAKQVVTQRVREAERGIIYNEYIDREEDIMNGTIQRMDGRFIYVNLGKVEAKLPESECMPTETYNVHDRIKVFVTKVENTNKGPNIFVSRTHPGLLKRLFEMEVPEIYDGTVEVKSVAREAGDRSKISVHAEDPEIDPVGSCVGQKGQRVQTIVDELKGEKIDIVEWSEDPVVYVSNSLSPSKVIQVIVDEDEKATTVIVPDYQLSLAIGKRGQNARLAAKLTGWKIDIKSESEAKEEGLISEEDIEESLDALEYEDSLEYEESYEDMDEDLFK, from the coding sequence GTGAACAGAGAATTGTTCGATGCAATGAATTATTTAGAAAAGGAAAAAGGAATCAACAAAGATATTCTTATGGAAGCGTTAGAAGCTGCCCTGATTTCTGCTTATAAAAAGAATTTTAAATCAGCAACCAATGTTAGAGTGGATTTAAATGAAGAAGCTGGTACGATGGGTGTTTTTGCTCAGAAAGAAATTGTGGAAGAGGTAGAAGATCACCATCAACATATCTCACTGGAGGAAGCACATAGTATTAATCCAGCGTACGAGATCGGTGATGTAGTAGAAATTGAAGTAACACCAAGAGACTTCGGGCGAATAGCAGCACAAGCGGCAAAACAAGTGGTAACGCAACGAGTTCGAGAAGCAGAACGTGGCATTATTTATAACGAATATATTGACCGTGAAGAAGACATTATGAATGGTACTATTCAACGTATGGACGGTCGTTTCATTTATGTGAACTTAGGTAAAGTGGAAGCCAAATTACCAGAGTCTGAATGTATGCCAACTGAGACATACAATGTTCATGACAGAATTAAGGTCTTTGTAACTAAAGTGGAAAATACAAATAAAGGTCCTAATATTTTTGTATCCAGAACACATCCAGGATTATTGAAGCGATTATTTGAAATGGAAGTACCGGAGATTTATGATGGTACAGTCGAAGTTAAATCTGTAGCGCGTGAAGCAGGAGATCGTTCTAAGATATCTGTACATGCGGAGGATCCGGAAATTGATCCCGTAGGGTCATGTGTAGGTCAAAAAGGGCAAAGGGTACAGACAATTGTCGATGAATTAAAAGGAGAAAAAATTGACATTGTAGAATGGTCTGAAGATCCAGTTGTCTATGTCTCCAATTCACTTAGCCCTTCTAAGGTTATTCAGGTCATTGTTGATGAAGATGAAAAAGCAACCACTGTTATAGTTCCTGATTATCAATTATCACTTGCGATTGGTAAAAGAGGACAAAATGCTAGATTGGCTGCCAAATTAACAGGTTGGAAAATTGATATTAAAAGCGAATCTGAAGCAAAAGAAGAAGGGCTCATTTCAGAAGAAGATATTGAAGAAAGTTTAGATGCTCTAGAATATGAGGATAGCTTAGAATATGAAGAATCCTACGAAGATATGGATGAAGATCTGTTTAAGTAA
- the rnpM gene encoding RNase P modulator RnpM: MTKKRKVPLRKCVVTQEMLPKGSLIRVVKTKEGGVFVDPTGKKNGRGAYVSKDLQVISQAEKNGALEKQLEIKIPQEIYDELRTQIEGE, encoded by the coding sequence ATGACTAAAAAACGGAAAGTACCACTAAGAAAATGTGTCGTAACACAAGAAATGCTGCCTAAAGGGTCTTTAATTCGAGTGGTAAAAACTAAAGAAGGTGGCGTTTTTGTAGACCCTACTGGAAAGAAGAATGGGCGAGGAGCCTACGTATCCAAGGATTTACAAGTAATCAGCCAAGCAGAGAAAAATGGCGCACTTGAAAAACAGCTTGAAATAAAGATTCCTCAAGAAATATATGATGAATTAAGAACACAGATTGAAGGCGAATAA
- a CDS encoding L7Ae/L30e/S12e/Gadd45 family ribosomal protein, whose amino-acid sequence MVNQKSYLNIIGLANRAGKCTFGEEQIVKEIQSKKSKIVLIASDIGDQTRKKLTDKCTFYNIPFFFVDDRDTLSQAVGKSGRVAISIHEFGLAKKLIALLDENIRG is encoded by the coding sequence GTGGTCAATCAAAAATCTTATCTTAATATAATTGGATTAGCCAACCGCGCTGGGAAATGTACGTTTGGTGAAGAACAAATTGTCAAAGAAATTCAGTCAAAAAAATCAAAGATTGTATTAATTGCAAGTGATATAGGCGATCAAACACGAAAGAAATTAACAGACAAATGTACGTTTTATAACATTCCTTTTTTCTTTGTAGATGATCGAGATACACTTTCGCAAGCAGTAGGTAAATCAGGTCGTGTAGCTATTTCCATTCATGAGTTTGGATTAGCGAAGAAATTAATTGCATTACTTGATGAAAATATTCGGGGGTGA